A section of the Oncorhynchus gorbuscha isolate QuinsamMale2020 ecotype Even-year linkage group LG04, OgorEven_v1.0, whole genome shotgun sequence genome encodes:
- the LOC124034651 gene encoding mitogen-activated protein kinase 4-like, whose amino-acid sequence MAKQDSSLFLHGFDLGGHFIDPRPLGSGATGLVLSAVDKRSGQRVAVKKLVMRDAVSVKHALREVKITRRLQHENVVRVHEVLGPYGHPLPRDPAQLSALYIVQECMETDLAKLLEQGPLPGGHAILLFYQLLRGLKFIHSANVLHRDLKPANVFLNTDQLLLKIGDFGLARIVDPHYSHKGYLSEGLVTKWYRSPRLLLSPNNYTKAIDMWAAGCILAEMLTGRMLFAGAHELEQMQLILYTVPVLREEDHHDLRQVIPSYVSHGWRVRRSFRELLPEVDADAIDFLERILTFNPMDRLTAEAALSHPFLQQYSCPQDEPMSPQPFRIEDELDDSLVTEPGHSHSQASSSHWDRYDTSLSSDLYWQQQGGCQCMPGVSEVVNSKEEEVQRDPRAGSYPLLEEAQVDPRKYSHSSSAERFLDHSHSSLVRACGGGAYAELDCGRSCDYKVGSPSYLDKVAWRDGKPQHYSEPKLILDLSHWKRNSQLPVPEGPEPRGASVKELPVEEPPWDLFQEISRWVESTQTRLSSASPPQEPLSYPSSPQELLSFPSPPQGPLSFPSPPQELLSSTSPPQGPLSFPSPPQELLSSASPPQGPLSYPSSPQGPLSYPSPPQELLSSASSPQGPLSYPSPPQEPLSYPSSRQEPLSSPSPPQELLSSASPPQEPLSYPSSPQEPLSYPSSPQEPLSYPSSPQEPLSSASPSQELLSSASPPQGPLSYPSSPQGPLCYPSSPLLPPFPTSLPAPLFHSCSPVIQPSPGLDKRHTLSPPAASHSPPSLLPCSPSSPPPMSPLIPSSIHEPPQTLPSRGQGGPFDLDMFISRALKLCGQSEDLGGSPDGAKRANIKRVPRLPEHRPPPHQTPNS is encoded by the exons ATGGCAAAACAGGACTCCTCACTGTTCCTCCACGGCTTTGACCTGGGGGGACACTTCATAGACCCCCGGCCTCTGGGCAGCGGTGCCACTGGTCTGGTTCTGTCTGCTGTGGACAAGCGCAGTGGCCAGCGGGTGGCTGTGAAGAAGCTGGTGATGCGTGACGCGGTCAGCGTGAAGCACGCCCTGCGGGAGGTCAAGATCACACGGCGCCTGCAGCATGAGAACGTGGTGCGCGTGCACGAGGTTCTGGGTCCTTACGGCCACCCGCTGCCTCGCGACCCGGCCCAGCTGAGTGCCCTGTACATCGTCCAGGAGTGCATGGAGACGGACCTAGCGAAGCTGCTAGAGCAGGGACCACTTCCCGGTGGGCACGCCATTTTGCTCTTCTACCAGCTACTACGAGGCCTCAAGTTCATCCACTCAGCCAACGTGCTGCACCGTGACCTTAAACCAGCCAACGTGTTCCTCAACACAGACCAGCTACTGCTCAAGATTGGAGATTTTGGCCTGGCCCGAATCGTTGACCCACACTACTCCCATAAG GGCTACCTGTCAGAGGGCTTGGTGACTAAATGGTACCGGTCTCCGCGCCTGTTGCTCTCACCCAACAACTACACCAAGGCCATCGATATGTGGGCAGCTGGCTGCATCCTGGCAGAGATGCTAACAGGCCGCATGCTCTTTGCAG GAGCCCATGAGCTGGAGCAGATGCAGCTGATCCTGTATACAGTGCCTGTGTTGAGGGAAGAGGACCATCACGACCTCCGGCAGGTCATCCCCTCCTACGTCAGCCACGGTTGGAGGGTCAGGAGATCCTTCAGAGAACTACTACCTGAAGTCGATGCAGACG CCATAGACTTCCTGGAGCGTATTCTGACCTTTAACCCCATGGACCGGCTGACGGCAGAGGCGGCCCTGTCCCATCCCTTCCTGCAGCAGTACTCGTGTCCCCAGGACGAGCCCATGTCACCCCAGCCCTTCCGCATAGAGGACGAGCTAGATGATAGCCTGGTCACGGAGCCcggccacagccacagccaggcCTCTAGCTCTCActgggacag ATATGATACCAGCCTGTCATCAGACCTGTACTGGCAGCAGCAGGGTGGCTGTCAGTGCATGCCTGGGGTCTCGGAGGTGGTCAACTCCAAAGAGGAGGAGGTCCAGAGAGATCCCAGGGCAGGTTCCTACCCTCTGTTGGAGGAGGCCCAGGTGGACCCTCGCAAGTATTCCCACAGCAGCTCTGCCGAGCGCTTCCTGGACCACTCCCACTCCTCTCTGGTGCGGGCCTGTGGTGGCGGGGCTTATGCTGAGCTGGACTGTGGTCGCTCCTGTGACTACAAAGTGGGCTCCCCTTCCTATCTGGACAAGGTTGCGTGGAGGGACGGCAAGCCGCAGCACTACTCCGAGCCCAAGCTGATCCTGGACCTGTCTCACTGGAAGAGGAATAGCCAGCTCCCTGTGCCTGAGGGGCCTGAGCCTAGAGGGGCCAGCGTGAAGGAGCTGCCTGTCGAGGAGCCACCTTGGGACCTATTCCAGGAGATCTCTCGCTGGGTGGAGAGCACACAGACTCGCCTGTCCTCCGCCAGCCCACCACAGGAACCCCTGTCCTACCCCAGCTCTCCCCAGGAACTCCTGTCCTTCCCCAGCCCACCCCAGGGACCCCTGTCCTTCCCCAGCCCACCCCAGGAACTCCTATCCTCCACCAGCCCACCCCAGGGACCCCTGTCCTTCCCCAGCCCACCCCAGGAACTCCTATCCTCCGCCAGCCCACCCCAGGGACCCCTGTCCTACCCCAGCTCACCCCAGGGACCCCTGTCCTACCCCAGCCCACCCCAGGAACTCTTGTCCTCCGCCAGCTCACCCCAGGGACCCCTGTCCTACCCCAGCCCACCCCAGGAACCCCTGTCCTACCCCAGCTCACGCCAGgaacccctgtcctcccccagccCACCCCAGGAACTCCTGTCCTCCGCCAGTCCACCCCAGGAACCCCTGTCCTACCCCAGCTCACCCCAGGAACCCCTGTCCTACCCCAGCTCACCCCAGGAACCCCTGTCCTACCCCAGCTCACCCCAGGAACCCCTGTCCTCCGCCAGCCCATCCCAGGAACTCCTTTCCTCCGCCAGCCCACCCCAGGGGCCCCTGTCCTACCCCAGCTCACCCCAGGGGCCCCTGTGCTACCCCAGCTCACCCCTGCTGCCCCCttttcccacctctctccctgccccactCTTTCACAGTTGTTCGCCGGTCATACAGCCATCACCTGGACTGGACAAGCGTCACACACTCAGCCCGCCTGCCGCGTcccattcccctccctccctgttgccCTGTTCTCCCTCGTCTCCTCCACCAATGTCACCTCTCATTCCTTCGTCGATTCATGAGCCCCCGCAGACTCTTCCCTCCAGGGGGCAAGGGGGCCCGTTTGACCTAGACATGTTCATCTCTCGAGCGCTGAAGCTCTGTGGTCAGAGTGAGGACCTGGGGGGAAGCCCAGACGGGGCCAAACGGGCCAACATCAAGAGGGTACCTAGACTCCCGGAGCACCGGCCACCCCCACATCAGACTCCCAACTCCTAA